Part of the Devosia sp. SL43 genome, CGCCTTCTCGAGGAAGACTCGAACAACCGCTGCGCAGACGAAAGGATTCTTCTGTACAGAGAGCTTTCGCAGCTCGGCATAAAACTTATTTAGGCCGGAGTTTGAGATCCGCAGTCCCTTGTCGGCCAAGTATTTTCTTGGAGCCGACGGCTTTGACTTCGACGATGTCGACGCTGGCGTGGTGGTTGCCGCTGGCTGCGTGGCGGTTGTCGTTGCAGCGGTGCCGCCTGTCGCGGCCGTCGTAGAAGCCGTTGTGGTAACGGGATCAGGCTTTTTTACATTTAGATGTACAAACTTCTCCAGCCACTCCCTTTGTTGGTCGGCAGTGCTAACCACCGTCTCTTTAAACGTACTCTCGGCCATGGCCTGCAACATAGCCAAAAGCAGCTTTAGGGCAGCCTCGTCGTCACCATTCTCCGGCACCAAACTGCCGTCTGTGCCAAATTGCAGACCCAAGAGCGTCGACATCTGGCTAGACAAAAGGACGCGTTCGACTGTGGTTGTCTTACCTGCAATTCGGTCCCGAAGATCCTCGGCGTCGGTTCCATGGCTTTCGACGAAAGCCAAAGAGGTCATCCACCTCGAAAATCTACCCTCGCTGGCATCACTCCGTGCGGTCGCTACGGCGTTCCAAGCCATAGTGCCTCGGCCACCCATACCCTTGTAATGCTTGCGCTTGATCCAAATTGCTGCATCAGTGCGGCTCAGCAACACGCACTCCACCTTCTTGATGTTCAGCGCAAGAAATGGATCGTGCAATTTTTTGAAGGTCTGGTGAACGGGCAGTCCCTCGGCCAGCGCAGGCGTCATCATCGTTTTAAGCGCAGTGATCCTACGGTTACCCTCGAGTGCGACATACTCGCCCTCGCGATCACCGTTTGTGACAATGAGGAGAGACGACGGATCAAGCCCCCTTTGGTCAATGATGTCTTGGGCCAACTCCGAGACTTTGTGTACCTTCTCGTCACCGAGGAGCATACGGATTGCGTCTCGCTCGTGCGATACTTTGGCGTGCCGAAAATTGGCCACATCAAGTGAAATTGCTGCAATGTCGACTTCCATTGGCCCCTCAGTCGAATCGTTGTCGGCCGAGGCAATATACACTTGCATTGGATGGAGCCCCGGTCCTTTTCGATCGTCAGCGCGCCAGCGAGCATCTCGGCCCCCAATAGCGCGTTGGAATCCCAACTCCGGCGAAAGGCCCGCCCCATGAACATCTCCGTCTTCGGCACCGGTGAAGTCGGCTCCGCCGTCGCCACCAAGCTCAAATCCCTCGGTCACGCCGCCGTCTTCGGCTCGCGCCATCCCGGCAGCGACCGCGACGGCATCCCCGTCCTGAGCGATGCCAATGCCGCCGCGCATGGCGAAGCTGGTGCCGCTCTACCTCGCCGGCAAGCTGCCGGTCGATTTGGGCAACCGGCGCTCCGCCATCGACAGCTGATCTCACCACGCTTGCCACAACCACCCCTCCACCCCACATACACATCGCGCCTGCCTTGGCGCTGGGGGATGACATGCGCTTTGCGGGGAACGTGATCTGGTTTGTCCTGGGCGGCTGGTACATTGCCCTGCTGTGGTTGCTGGGCGCGGCGCTGTTCGCGCTGTCCATCGTCGGCATCCCCCTGACCATTGCCGCCCTGCAAATGGCGTCGCTGTCGGCCTGGCCGTTCGGGCGCGAAGTGGTCCATGTCCGTGAACTCGACGGCCGGGGCGTGTCCGCGACAACGGCGGTGACCGGCACGATCGGCTTCATCGTCAACGTGATCTGGGCCCTGACCTTCGGCTGGGTGCTGTTCCTGGCCTACCTGGTCGCCGGCCTGCTCTGCTGCCTCACCCTCATCGGCATCCCCTTCGGCCTCCAGGCCTTCAAACTCGCCGGCATCTCCTTCTGGCCCGTCGGCCGCCGGGTCGTCACCTCGGAACTGGCGACACTGGCGCGCGAGCAAGCCGCCAAGGCCAAGTTCGCCAGCTATCGCGGGGCCACGACCTGACCCACACCCACCATGTCATTCCGGCGCAGGCCGGAATCCATCCTGAGATGACAGGGCGGACGGTGGACGCGGAATGTCCTCAGGATGGACCCCGGCCTTCGCCGGGGTGACACCGTGGGTGAGGCAAGCATAGAGGCTGATAGGTCCACCGCGCGCTCAACACCCAGCGTGTCATTCCGGCGAAGGCCGGAATCCATCCTGAGATGCCTCACCCCGTGACAGCGGCAAGACCTCAGCCTGCGCCGGGATGACATCGGAATTGGGGCGGCGTCAGAGACCGACATCACCAGACAAATCCCGCCAGTCCGGGTTCATCGCCTCAATGAGCCGCTCCTTCCAGGGACGGTGCCAGTCCTTGATGCGCTTCTCGCGTGTGATGGCCGCCGCGACATCCCCATGCACCTCGTACCAGACCAGCTTGTCGCAGCCATAGCGGTCGGTGAAGCTGCCCTCAAACACATGGTTCTTGTGCTGCCAGACCCGGCGCTCGGGAAAGCCGGTCACGCCGGTATAGATCGCGCCATGCTTGCGATTGGCCATGATGTAGACGAGGTAGGTCTTGCTCATGTGCCGAACAAAGCATGAACAATCCATATTTTCAACACTCACGGTGTCATTCCGGCGCAGGCCGGAATCCATCCTGAGA contains:
- a CDS encoding GIY-YIG nuclease family protein, with the protein product MSKTYLVYIMANRKHGAIYTGVTGFPERRVWQHKNHVFEGSFTDRYGCDKLVWYEVHGDVAAAITREKRIKDWHRPWKERLIEAMNPDWRDLSGDVGL
- a CDS encoding YccF family protein; this encodes MRFAGNVIWFVLGGWYIALLWLLGAALFALSIVGIPLTIAALQMASLSAWPFGREVVHVRELDGRGVSATTAVTGTIGFIVNVIWALTFGWVLFLAYLVAGLLCCLTLIGIPFGLQAFKLAGISFWPVGRRVVTSELATLAREQAAKAKFASYRGATT